The Ananas comosus cultivar F153 linkage group 7, ASM154086v1, whole genome shotgun sequence genome has a window encoding:
- the LOC109713247 gene encoding uncharacterized protein LOC109713247, translating to MWEEFKRAVFVNYFPNTMKRKLQEKFRKLRQGDRSVADYKQEFSRIIDCVPEVVRDDRDRTDWFLRGLRPRIYEAVQILKLMIFAEVFDRALWAEHGSAHAQGEREAMAESQDKGKKRAVGGTGGQPNAKKPPRHPRQQSRSWRPSRCAICGGDHRPPACP from the coding sequence atgtgggaagagttcaagagggcGGTGTTCGTCAATTACTTCCCCAACACtatgaagcggaagctacaagaaaagttccgcaagctgAGGCAGGGAGATCGCTCAGTTGCGGACTACAAGCAGGAGTTCTCCCGCATTATCGATTGCGTCCCGGAGGTTGTTCGTGATGACCGAGACCGGaccgattggttcttgcgaggactaaGGCCGAGGATCTATGAGGCggtgcaaatcctcaagctGATGatctttgcggaggtctttgatcgagctctatgggcggagcatggcAGCGCCCACGCCCAAGGGGAGCGCGAAGCTATGGCTGAGTCGCAGGACAAGGGAAAGAAGCGGGCGGTAGGTGGCACCGGGGGCCAGCCGAAtgcaaagaaaccccctcggcATCCCCGGCAGCAGTCGAGGAGTTGGAGGCCTTCCCGTTGTGCTATTTGCGGCGGTGACCATCGACCGCCGGCATGCCCATAG
- the LOC109713248 gene encoding E3 ubiquitin protein ligase RIN2-like, with protein sequence MAPFEALYRRKCRSPIHWSDMGQRVALGPDVVREAEEKVRLARQRFATAQSRWPPSSPTPRPPKTPSHPSARRLLLHGSRINFLFLPSGGHASPTPKPRLLRCGLPRPTTLPRVSSAPFPPPAQVRHLRPPSPTLSVPGSLYEWRGILIRNYSFLVDLVTLLMALGHYLMIWWLRGMAFHLADAVIVLNLRDLVTAIFKRIKAYIKLRKALSSLKRALPDALYEELCAYNDECAICRGPMARAKKLSCSHLFHLACLRSWLDQGLTEVYSCSTCRRPLFLSAPQRHTGSIAEDAADGQQLAKQFNLGLNQQGIPGHALPVGAFPDQQQNPSDAVWSRGVGLDSGWVPSWSNSGTEGAGSSSAILT encoded by the exons atggcgccattcgaggccctttatagAAGGAAATGTCGTTCTccaatccattggagcgatATGGGCCAGAGAGTggctcttggccccgatgtagtgcgggaggcggaggagaaagtccgcctcgCCCGCCAACGATttgctacggcgcaatctcg ATGGCCTCCCAGTTCCCCCACGCCACGACCACCAAAAACACCATCCCATCCATCGGCGCGGCGTCTACTCCTCCACGGCAGCCGCATTAATTTCCTCTTCCTCCCCTCCGGTGGCCACGCTTCCCCTACTCCCAAGCCGCGTCTGCTCAGGTGCGGCCTTCCCCGCCCCACCACTCTCCCGCGTGTCTCAAGTGCGCCCTTTCCTCCTCCTGCTCAGGTGCGCCACCTTCGACCCCCTTCCCCCACCCTCTCCGTCCCTG GATCTCTTTATGAGTGGAGGGGAATACTTATTAGAAATTACAGTTTTCTTGTTGACTTGGTGACTCTGTTAATGGCACTAGGTCATTATTTGATGATCTGGTGGCTTCGAGGAATGGCGTTTCATCTAGCCGATGCAGTTATTGTTCTGAACTTGCGT GATCTCGTAACTGCAATTTTCAAGAGGATTAAAGCATACATTAAGTTACGGAAGGCCCTAAGTTCACTAAAAAGGGCGCTTCCTGATGCTTTGTATGAAGAACTTTGTGCATACAATGATGAATGCGCCATCTGCAGA GGGCCGATGGCTAGGGCTAAAAAGCTGTCATGCAGTCACCTTTTTCATCTTGCTTGCTTGCGGTCATG GTTGGATCAGGGATTAACAGAAGTTTACTCTTGTTCCACATGTCGGAGACCTCTCTTTCTATCTGCTCCCCAGAGGCACACTGGTTCCATTGCGGAAGATGCTGCTGATGGTCAGCAACTTGCTAAGCAGTTCAATTTGGGGTTGAACCAGCAAGGAATTCCCGGACATGCACTGCCTGTTGGTGCATTTCCTGATCAGCAACAGAATCCTTCTGATGCAGTTTGGAG TAGAGGTGTTGGCCTTGATTCTGGCTGGGTGCCATCTTGGTCAAATTCTGGAACGGAGGGTGCCGGCTCATCCAGTGCGATCTTGACATAA